One Cupriavidus taiwanensis LMG 19424 DNA segment encodes these proteins:
- a CDS encoding HU family DNA-binding protein, with translation MATKAKPTAKTATKPAAKKAAATKAPVKAAAKKATPAKKAAPAAAPVARPLKDTFNKSSLVAHLVAQTQLEAKAVKTVLAHLENTIVGALNKKGAGEFTLPGLLKVTAQQVPAKKKRFGKDPFTGEERWFPAKPASVKVKVRPLKKLKDAAA, from the coding sequence ATGGCGACCAAAGCGAAACCGACCGCGAAGACTGCAACCAAGCCCGCCGCCAAGAAGGCTGCGGCAACCAAGGCACCCGTGAAGGCTGCCGCCAAGAAGGCCACGCCGGCCAAGAAGGCTGCTCCCGCCGCTGCACCCGTTGCGCGCCCGCTGAAGGACACCTTCAACAAGTCGAGCCTGGTCGCTCACCTGGTAGCCCAGACCCAGCTGGAAGCCAAGGCCGTGAAGACGGTGCTGGCCCATCTGGAAAACACCATCGTCGGCGCGCTGAACAAGAAGGGCGCTGGCGAGTTCACGCTGCCCGGCCTGCTGAAGGTCACGGCGCAGCAAGTGCCGGCCAAGAAGAAGCGCTTCGGCAAGGACCCGTTCACCGGTGAAGAGCGCTGGTTCCCGGCCAAGCCGGCCAGCGTCAAGGTCAAGGTCCGTCCGCTGAAGAAGCTGAAGGACGCCGCAGCCTGA